A single region of the Streptomyces sp. NBC_01803 genome encodes:
- a CDS encoding cobalt-precorrin-5B (C(1))-methyltransferase gives MSEPTPPEGPELREPDLPRTAKTRQRALRTGWTTGTCASAAARAAALHLATGEPQRWVEVALPSGQRVTFAVERAELLRPGRAEAVVVKDAGDDPDVTHGSSLTATVSWREGPGLALHGGVGVGVVTRPGLGLEVGGPAINAVPRRMIDQAVREVINVGARGVDVTISVPDGEMRARKTTNARLGIIGGISILGTTGIVRPFSTASWRASVEQAVAVAAAQGVPAMVLCTGGRTERGAMRSLPWLPDVAFVEVGDFTGAALRRAVEGGLPRVVFVGMVGKLTKLASGVLMTHYTRSKVDTGVLAEVTEAVGGPASLTDAVAAANTARHAYELWESAGLLATAGEELCGRVARVLERFTDGRVATEAAMVDFTGETLVAAAPPGGLLREAR, from the coding sequence ATGAGTGAGCCCACCCCGCCCGAGGGCCCCGAGCTGCGCGAACCGGATCTGCCGAGGACGGCGAAGACCCGGCAGCGCGCGCTGCGCACCGGCTGGACGACGGGCACCTGCGCGTCGGCGGCGGCGCGGGCCGCCGCGCTGCACCTCGCGACGGGCGAGCCGCAGCGGTGGGTGGAGGTGGCGCTGCCGTCGGGGCAGCGGGTGACGTTCGCCGTGGAGCGCGCCGAACTGCTGCGGCCGGGGCGCGCCGAGGCGGTCGTCGTGAAGGACGCGGGCGACGACCCGGACGTGACGCACGGGTCCTCGCTGACGGCGACGGTGAGTTGGCGGGAAGGGCCAGGGCTGGCGCTGCACGGCGGGGTCGGCGTCGGCGTGGTGACCCGGCCGGGACTGGGCCTTGAGGTGGGCGGCCCGGCGATCAACGCGGTGCCCCGCCGGATGATCGACCAGGCGGTGCGGGAGGTGATCAACGTCGGGGCGCGCGGCGTCGATGTGACGATCAGCGTCCCGGACGGCGAGATGCGGGCGCGGAAGACGACGAACGCGCGGCTCGGCATCATCGGCGGGATCTCGATCCTCGGGACGACGGGCATCGTGCGGCCGTTCTCCACGGCGTCGTGGCGGGCGAGCGTGGAACAGGCGGTGGCGGTCGCGGCGGCGCAGGGCGTGCCCGCCATGGTGTTGTGCACGGGCGGCCGGACCGAGCGGGGCGCGATGCGGTCGCTGCCGTGGCTGCCGGACGTGGCGTTCGTGGAGGTCGGCGACTTCACGGGCGCGGCGCTGCGGCGGGCGGTGGAGGGCGGGCTGCCCCGGGTGGTGTTCGTCGGGATGGTCGGGAAGCTGACGAAGCTGGCGTCCGGTGTGCTGATGACGCACTACACGCGGTCGAAGGTGGACACCGGCGTGCTGGCCGAGGTCACCGAGGCGGTGGGCGGCCCGGCGTCGCTGACCGACGCGGTGGCGGCGGCGAACACGGCCCGGCACGCTTACGAACTCTGGGAGTCGGCTGGTTTGTTGGCGACGGCGGGCGAGGAACTGTGCGGGCGGGTGGCGCGCGTGCTGGAACGCTTCACGGACGGTCGGGTGGCGACGGAGGCCGCGATGGTGGACTTCACCGGCGAAACGCTGGTGGCCGCCGCCCCACCGGGCGGACTGCTGCGGGAGGCACGGTGA
- the cobM gene encoding precorrin-4 C(11)-methyltransferase codes for MNGRVTFVGAGPGAADLLTFRGARAIAEADVVIWAASLVHPEVIEHARPGAEIMDSAAMSLEDVIAVYERAARGEVARIARVHSGDPALWGGTQEQIDRCEALGVEVEVVPGVSAFSAVAALARRELTIPEVAQSVILTRLGGGKTPMPAGEEVREFARHGTTMALFLSAARSGQLARELLAGGYAPDTPVIVAYRATWPDELLLDCTVETLEETVKEHRLWKHTLFLVGPALAASGTRSHLYHPGHFHGYRRAERVARGALRAARATPDE; via the coding sequence GTGAACGGCAGGGTGACGTTCGTGGGGGCCGGGCCGGGGGCGGCGGATCTGTTGACGTTCCGGGGTGCCCGCGCCATCGCGGAGGCGGATGTCGTGATCTGGGCGGCGAGCCTGGTCCATCCCGAGGTGATCGAACATGCCCGCCCCGGCGCGGAGATCATGGACTCGGCGGCCATGTCGCTGGAGGACGTGATCGCCGTCTACGAGCGGGCCGCGCGTGGCGAGGTCGCGCGGATCGCCCGCGTGCACTCCGGGGATCCGGCCCTGTGGGGCGGCACCCAGGAGCAGATCGACCGCTGCGAGGCGCTGGGCGTCGAGGTGGAGGTCGTGCCGGGCGTGTCGGCGTTCTCGGCCGTCGCGGCTCTGGCGCGGCGGGAGTTGACCATCCCCGAGGTGGCGCAGTCGGTGATCCTGACGCGGCTCGGCGGCGGGAAGACCCCGATGCCGGCCGGGGAGGAGGTCCGGGAGTTCGCGCGGCACGGCACGACGATGGCGCTGTTCCTGTCGGCGGCGCGCTCCGGGCAGTTGGCGCGGGAGCTGCTGGCGGGCGGATACGCGCCGGACACCCCGGTGATCGTCGCGTACCGGGCGACGTGGCCCGACGAACTGCTGCTGGACTGCACGGTGGAGACGCTGGAGGAGACGGTCAAGGAGCACCGGCTGTGGAAGCACACGCTGTTCCTGGTCGGTCCGGCGCTGGCCGCCTCCGGCACCCGTTCGCACCTTTACCACCCGGGCCACTTCCACGGGTACCGCCGGGCCGAGCGCGTGGCCCGGGGCGCACTGCGGGCGGCGAGGGCGACGCCCGATGAGTGA
- the cobI gene encoding precorrin-2 C(20)-methyltransferase: MSTAQRLLTGVGVGPGDPELVTVKGVNALRGAAVVVVPVLDTGERGRAEATVLHYVPPERVVRVVFALNERSDRARREAAWDAAGERVAELLRGHGSVAFATIGDPNVYSTFTYLAQTVGESVPGLRVETVPGITAMQDLAARGGAVLTEGTEPLTLVPVTAGAEVLREALRGPGTVVAYKFGRLAGEVVAALRETGRAEGAVWGSSLGLPEESIRPAGELPESGELPYLSTLIAPARRSGRGEKL, encoded by the coding sequence ATGAGCACCGCACAGCGCCTCCTGACGGGAGTCGGCGTAGGACCGGGCGACCCCGAACTGGTCACCGTGAAGGGCGTGAACGCGCTGCGCGGCGCGGCCGTCGTCGTCGTTCCCGTGCTGGACACGGGCGAACGGGGGCGGGCCGAGGCGACGGTGCTGCACTACGTCCCGCCCGAGCGGGTGGTGCGGGTCGTCTTCGCACTGAACGAGCGCAGCGACCGGGCGCGGCGGGAGGCCGCGTGGGACGCGGCGGGCGAGCGTGTGGCCGAACTGCTGCGCGGGCACGGGTCGGTGGCGTTCGCGACGATCGGTGATCCGAACGTGTACTCGACGTTCACGTATCTCGCCCAGACGGTGGGCGAGTCGGTGCCGGGGCTGCGGGTGGAGACGGTGCCGGGCATCACTGCCATGCAGGACCTGGCGGCGCGCGGCGGTGCCGTACTGACCGAGGGCACCGAGCCGTTGACGCTGGTCCCGGTCACGGCCGGGGCCGAGGTGCTGCGGGAGGCGCTGCGCGGGCCCGGCACGGTCGTGGCGTACAAGTTCGGCCGGCTGGCGGGCGAGGTGGTCGCCGCGCTGCGCGAGACGGGCCGGGCCGAGGGCGCCGTGTGGGGCTCGTCGCTGGGCCTGCCGGAGGAGTCGATCCGCCCGGCCGGGGAGCTGCCGGAGAGCGGCGAACTTCCCTACCTGTCCACGCTGATCGCTCCGGCGCGCCGGAGCGGACGGGGAGAGAAACTGTGA
- a CDS encoding cobyrinate a,c-diamide synthase yields MMTVPRLVIAAPASGSGKTTVATGLMAAFAARGMAVSGHKVGPDYIDPGYHALATGRPGRNLDAFLCGPELIAPLFANGAAGAELAVIEGVMGLFDGAAGEGELGSTAQVAKLLRAPVVLVVDASSQSRSVAALVHGFASWDPEVRLAGVILNKVGSERHEELLREALDQSGVPVLGALRRAQQVRTPSRHLGLVPVAEREADAVTAVGALAGQVREGVDLDAVLALARDAPPLPLPAGAAWTPPGPGQKRARRPVIAVAGGAAFTFSYAEHTEALRAAGAEVAVFDPLRDETLPAGTAGLVIGGGFPEVYAAELSANEPLRAAVAGLAADGAPVAAECAGLLYLARSLDGMPMCGVLDATARMSERLTLGYRAAVAVHDSALAAAGTRVRGHEFHRTVLEPGAGERPAWGVTRPERRVEGFVRDGVHASYLHVHWAAVPSAAGRLVAHAAAARDVKTGSIG; encoded by the coding sequence ATGATGACCGTCCCCCGGCTGGTGATCGCCGCGCCCGCCTCGGGCAGCGGCAAGACCACCGTCGCCACCGGCCTGATGGCCGCGTTCGCCGCGCGCGGGATGGCGGTGTCCGGCCACAAGGTCGGCCCCGACTACATCGATCCGGGCTACCACGCCCTGGCCACCGGCCGCCCCGGCCGGAACCTGGACGCCTTCCTGTGCGGCCCCGAGCTGATCGCGCCGCTGTTCGCGAACGGCGCGGCCGGGGCCGAACTCGCCGTGATCGAGGGCGTGATGGGCCTGTTCGACGGCGCGGCCGGCGAGGGCGAGCTGGGATCGACGGCGCAGGTGGCAAAGCTCTTGCGGGCGCCGGTCGTGCTGGTGGTGGACGCCTCGTCGCAGTCCCGTTCGGTGGCCGCGCTGGTGCACGGCTTCGCGTCCTGGGACCCGGAGGTGCGGCTGGCGGGCGTGATCCTCAACAAGGTCGGGTCCGAGCGGCACGAGGAGCTGCTGCGCGAGGCGCTGGACCAGTCCGGGGTGCCGGTGCTGGGCGCGCTGCGCCGCGCCCAGCAGGTCCGGACTCCCTCCCGTCACCTGGGACTTGTACCGGTGGCCGAGCGGGAGGCGGATGCGGTGACCGCCGTCGGGGCGCTGGCCGGGCAGGTCCGCGAGGGCGTGGACCTGGACGCGGTGCTGGCCCTGGCGCGCGACGCGCCGCCGTTGCCCCTGCCGGCGGGTGCCGCGTGGACGCCGCCCGGGCCCGGACAGAAGCGCGCGCGGCGGCCGGTGATCGCCGTGGCGGGCGGGGCGGCGTTCACGTTCTCCTACGCCGAGCACACCGAGGCGCTGCGCGCGGCGGGCGCCGAGGTCGCCGTGTTCGACCCGCTGCGTGACGAGACGCTGCCGGCGGGCACGGCGGGGCTGGTCATCGGCGGCGGGTTCCCCGAGGTGTACGCGGCGGAGCTGTCCGCGAACGAGCCGTTGCGCGCGGCCGTGGCCGGACTGGCGGCGGACGGGGCGCCGGTGGCGGCCGAGTGTGCCGGACTGCTGTACCTGGCACGGTCGTTGGACGGGATGCCGATGTGCGGGGTGCTGGACGCCACGGCCCGGATGTCGGAGCGCCTGACGCTTGGGTACCGGGCGGCGGTGGCCGTCCACGACAGCGCGCTGGCGGCGGCCGGAACGCGGGTGCGGGGACATGAATTCCACCGGACCGTGCTCGAACCGGGCGCGGGCGAGCGGCCCGCGTGGGGCGTGACGCGGCCGGAGCGCCGCGTCGAGGGTTTCGTGCGGGACGGCGTGCACGCCTCGTACCTGCATGTGCACTGGGCCGCCGTGCCATCGGCGGCCGGGCGGCTGGTGGCGCACGCCGCCGCCGCTCGCGACGTCAAGACAGGAAGTATCGGATGA
- the cobO gene encoding cob(I)yrinic acid a,c-diamide adenosyltransferase, translated as MPQGQPSVVPDDGLTTRQRRNRPLVVVHTGTGKGKSTAAFGLALRAWNQGWPIGVFQFVKSAKWRVGEERALRVLGASGEGGSVAWHKMGEGWSWVQRDIASSEDAAREGWEQVKRDLAAETYRLYVLDEFAYPMHWGWVDTDEVVSVLRGRPGTQHVVITGRNAPAALLDAADLVTEMGKVKHPMDAGQKGQRGIEW; from the coding sequence ATGCCCCAGGGACAGCCGTCCGTCGTGCCGGACGACGGACTCACCACGCGGCAGCGCCGCAACCGTCCGCTGGTCGTCGTGCACACCGGCACCGGCAAGGGCAAGTCGACGGCCGCGTTCGGGCTCGCGCTGCGCGCCTGGAATCAAGGCTGGCCGATCGGCGTGTTCCAGTTCGTCAAGTCGGCCAAGTGGCGCGTCGGGGAAGAGCGGGCGCTGCGCGTGCTCGGCGCGAGCGGCGAGGGCGGCAGCGTGGCGTGGCACAAGATGGGCGAGGGCTGGTCGTGGGTACAGCGCGACATCGCCTCCAGCGAGGACGCCGCCCGCGAGGGCTGGGAGCAGGTGAAGCGGGACCTGGCGGCGGAGACGTACCGGCTGTACGTGCTGGACGAGTTCGCGTATCCGATGCACTGGGGCTGGGTGGACACCGACGAGGTGGTCTCCGTGCTACGGGGCCGGCCGGGCACGCAGCACGTGGTGATCACCGGGCGCAACGCCCCCGCCGCGCTGCTCGACGCGGCGGATCTGGTCACCGAGATGGGCAAGGTCAAGCACCCGATGGACGCCGGGCAGAAGGGTCAGCGAGGCATCGAATGGTGA
- a CDS encoding putative cobaltochelatase: MTSPYPFTAIVGMDDLRLALLLNAVSPAVGGVLVRGEKGTAKSTAVRALSALLPEVEVVSWCRFSCDPAAPDPACPDGPHPVGDGTTRPARLVELPVGASEDRLVGALDIERALAEGVKAFEPGLLAHAHRGVLYVDEVNLLSDFLVDSLLDAAAMGTAYVEREGVSVRYASRFLLVGTMNPEEGELRPQLLDRFGLTVEVAASRETDERVEVVRRRLAHDDDPAGFAARWADEEEALRQRIAAARALLPSVRLGDAALRQIAATCAAFEVDGMRADIVMARTATALAAWAGRTDVLAEDVRQAALLALPHRRRRSPFDAPGLDQQKLDETLERERGEGGGGDDDPEPTPPDDDGDGGGDGDRDGGQDADGPSPGQEHSDADTDGTGGGGERTPAPAGKPFTARALTVPGVGEGAAGRRSRARTAQGRTTGDRRPQDALGKLHVAATLRAAAPHQRARGRSGPGLVIRRDDLREAVREGRESNLVLFVVDASGSMAARQRMSAVKGAVLSLLLDAYQRRDKVGLVTFRRSAADLVLPPTSSVDAAAARLELLPTGGRTPLAEGLLRAREVLRVERLRDPARRPLLVAVTDGRATGGPEPVERARRAARLLAAEGTASVVVDCESGPVRLGLAGALARELGGPAVTLDELRADTVAALVNNVRRAA, from the coding sequence CACTGCGGTACGGGCGCTTTCGGCCCTGCTGCCGGAGGTGGAGGTGGTGTCGTGGTGCCGGTTCTCCTGCGATCCGGCCGCGCCCGATCCCGCGTGCCCGGACGGCCCGCACCCCGTCGGGGACGGCACCACGCGGCCGGCCCGGCTGGTCGAGCTGCCGGTCGGGGCGAGCGAGGACCGGCTCGTCGGCGCGCTCGACATCGAACGGGCCCTGGCGGAGGGGGTGAAGGCGTTCGAGCCGGGGCTGCTGGCGCACGCGCACCGGGGGGTGCTCTACGTGGACGAGGTGAACCTGCTCAGCGACTTCCTCGTGGACTCGCTGCTCGACGCCGCCGCGATGGGCACCGCCTACGTCGAACGCGAGGGCGTCTCGGTCCGGTACGCCTCCCGCTTCCTGCTGGTCGGCACCATGAACCCGGAAGAGGGCGAGCTGCGCCCGCAGTTGCTCGACCGGTTCGGGCTGACCGTCGAGGTCGCCGCGTCGCGCGAGACCGACGAGCGGGTGGAGGTCGTGCGCCGGCGGCTCGCCCACGACGACGATCCGGCCGGGTTCGCCGCCCGGTGGGCGGACGAGGAGGAGGCGCTGCGGCAACGAATCGCCGCCGCACGGGCGTTGCTGCCGAGCGTGCGGCTGGGCGACGCGGCGCTGCGGCAGATCGCGGCCACCTGCGCGGCGTTCGAGGTGGACGGCATGCGCGCGGACATCGTGATGGCCCGCACGGCGACCGCGCTCGCCGCTTGGGCGGGACGGACCGACGTGCTGGCCGAGGACGTCCGGCAGGCCGCGCTGCTCGCGCTCCCGCACCGCAGGCGCCGTTCGCCGTTCGACGCGCCGGGGCTGGACCAGCAGAAGCTCGACGAGACGCTGGAGCGGGAGCGGGGCGAGGGCGGCGGCGGGGACGACGATCCCGAGCCCACTCCCCCGGACGACGACGGCGACGGCGGCGGGGACGGGGACAGGGACGGCGGTCAGGACGCGGACGGACCGTCGCCGGGCCAGGAGCACTCCGACGCCGACACCGACGGCACGGGCGGCGGCGGGGAGCGGACGCCCGCGCCCGCCGGGAAGCCGTTCACCGCGCGGGCGTTGACCGTGCCCGGGGTCGGCGAGGGCGCGGCCGGGCGACGCTCCCGGGCGCGGACCGCGCAGGGCCGCACCACCGGCGACCGGCGTCCCCAGGACGCCCTCGGCAAGCTGCACGTGGCCGCGACGCTGCGCGCCGCCGCGCCGCACCAGCGGGCGCGCGGGCGGTCCGGGCCGGGGTTGGTGATCCGGCGCGACGATCTGCGGGAGGCCGTACGCGAGGGCCGTGAGTCGAATCTCGTGCTGTTCGTCGTGGACGCCTCCGGCTCGATGGCCGCGCGGCAGCGGATGAGCGCCGTCAAGGGCGCCGTGCTGTCACTGCTGCTCGACGCCTACCAGCGACGCGACAAGGTGGGGCTGGTGACGTTCCGCCGCTCGGCGGCCGACCTGGTGCTGCCGCCCACGTCCTCGGTGGACGCCGCCGCCGCGCGCCTGGAACTGCTGCCGACCGGCGGCCGTACGCCGCTGGCCGAAGGGCTGCTGCGGGCGCGCGAGGTGCTGCGCGTGGAGCGGCTGCGCGATCCGGCGCGCCGCCCGCTGCTCGTCGCCGTCACGGACGGCCGGGCCACGGGCGGGCCCGAGCCGGTGGAACGGGCCCGCCGCGCGGCGCGCCTGCTGGCGGCCGAGGGCACCGCGTCGGTAGTGGTCGACTGCGAGTCCGGCCCGGTGCGGCTCGGCCTCGCCGGCGCGCTCGCCCGCGAACTCGGCGGACCGGCCGTCACGCTCGACGAGTTGCGCGCGGACACGGTGGCCGCGCTGGTCAACAACGTGAGGAGGGCCGCCTGA